The following are encoded together in the Glycine soja cultivar W05 chromosome 5, ASM419377v2, whole genome shotgun sequence genome:
- the LOC114412690 gene encoding copper-transporting ATPase RAN1-like, with product MAPSTGDVQLTSPASGEDSDDLEDVRLLDSYDKNDVVHDETKRIQVRITGMTCAACSNSVETALRSVHGITEASVALLQNKADVVFVPGLVKDEDIKNAIEDAGFEAEILPDSGAVAHGGAAAAVVGQFTIGGMTCAACVNSIEGILRNLNGVKRAVVALATSLGEVEYDPNVISKDDIVAAIEDAGFEGTFVQSNGQDQIVLGVSGVYSLGDAQVLEAMLSGTKGVRQFRFDTAVNELDVVFDPEVISSRSLVDGIQLGSNGRFKLHVRNPYARMASKDGSESSTMFRLFISSLFLSIPLFFMGVICPHIPLVYSLLLWRCGPFLMGDWLNWALVSVIQFVIGKRFYIAAGRALRNGSTNMDVLVALGTTASYAYSVCALLYGALTGFWSPTYFETSAMLITFVLLGKYLECLAKGKTSDAIKKLVELTPATALLIAKDKGGRTVEEREIDSLLIQPGDTLKVLPGTKIPADGIVTWGSSYVNESMVTGESIPVSKEVNASVIGGTINLHGVLHVQATKVGSDTVLSQIISLVETAQMSKAPIQKFADYVASIFVPTVVVLALLTLLCWYVAGALGAYPDEWLPKNGNHFVFALMFSISVVVIACPCALGLATPTAVMVATGVGANNGVLIKGGDSLERAQMVKYVIFDKTGTLTQAKATVTVAKVFGGMDRGDFLTLVASAEASSEHPLAKAILQYARHFHFFDESSPTSDTKSASEDYKSGWLYDVSDFSALPGRGIQCFIDGRRILVGNRKLLEENGINISTEVENFVVELEESAKTGILVAYDDILIGVLGIADPLKREAAVVIEGLQKMGVIPVMVTGDNWRTARAVAKEVGIQDVRAEVMPAGKADVVRSFQKDGSIVAMVGDGINDSPALAAADVGMAIGAGTDVAIEAANYVLMRDNLEDVITAIDLSKKTFFRIRLNYVFAMAYNVVAIPVAAGVFFPWLGIKLPPWVAGACMALSSVSVVCSSLLLRRYRKPKLTTILEIVVI from the exons ATGGCGCCGAGCACCGGAGACGTGCAACTAACTTCCCCCGCCTCCGGCGAAGATTCCGACGACCTCGAAGACGTTCGCCTCCTCGACTCCTACGACAAAAACGACGTCGTTCACGATGAAACGAAAAGAATTCAGGTCAGAATCACCGGCATGACCTGCGCCGCGTGCTCCAACTCCGTCGAAACGGCTCTCCGGTCCGTTCACGGCATCACCGAAGCCTCCGTCGCTCTTCTTCAAAACAAAGCCGACGTCGTTTTCGTCCCCGGCCTCGTCAAG GATGAGGATATCAAGAATGCGATTGAAGACGCAGGTTTCGAGGCCGAGATCTTGCCGGACTCCGGTGCGGTGGCGCACGGCGGAGCCGCCGCCGCCGTGGTGGGGCAGTTCACCATCGGCGGGATGACGTGTGCGGCATGTGTGAATTCCATTGAAGGCATTCTGAGGAACCTCAACGGAGTGAAAAGAGCAGTGGTGGCTCTGGCAACTTCGTTGGGCGAGGTTGAGTATGATCCCAACGTGATAAGCAAGGACGATATTGTGGCTGCGATTGAAGACGCGGGTTTCGAGGGCACGTTTGTGCAGAGCAACGGGCAGGACCAGATTGTGTTAGGGGTGAGTGGCGTGTACTCTCTTGGTGATGCTCAGGTTCTGGAAGCGATGCTGAGTGGCACCAAAGGGGTGAGGCAGTTTCGGTTCGACACGGCGGTGAACGAGCTTGATGTGGTGTTTGACCCTGAAGTTATCAGCTCGAGGTCGTTGGTTGATGGGATCCAGTTGGGGAGTAATGGCAGGTTCAAATTGCATGTTAGGAATCCTTACGCTAGGATGGCTTCTAAAGATGGTTCAGAAAGCTCCACTATGTTTCGCCTTTTTATTTCCAGCTTGTTTCTCAGT ATTCCTCTCTTCTTCATGGGGGTGATTTGTCCTCATATACCATTGGTTTACTCTTTATTACTTTGGAGATGTGGGCCTTTTCTCATGGGTGATTGGCTGAATTGGGCGTTGGTGAGTGTCATTCAATTTGTGATTGGGAAACGCTTCTATATAGCAGCTGGAAGAGCTCTTAGAAATGGTTCAACAAACATGGATGTCCTGGTTGCTTTGGGAACTACAGCCTCTTATGCTTATTCTGTTTGTGCTCTTCTGTATGGTGCCCTTACAGGATTTTGGTCTCCAACATACTTTGAAACAAGCGCTATGCTTATAACATTTGTATTGTTGGGCAAGTATTTGGAGTGCCTTGCCAAGGGAAAGACCTCTGATGCCATTAAGAAGCTAGTGGAACTTACTCCTGCAACAGCTTTATTGATTGCCAAAGATAAAG gTGGTAGAACTGTTGAAGAAAGGGAAATAGATTCCTTGCTCATTCAACCTGGTGACACATTAAAAGTTCTTCCTGGTACAAAGATTCCTGCTGATGGTATTGTTACTTGGGGCTCAAGTTATGTAAATGAGAGTATGGTGACTGGTGAATCTATACCCGTTTCAAAGGAGGTCAATGCATCTGTTATTGGAGGTACGATCAATTTGCATGGCGTCCTTCACGTTCAAGCCACCAAAGTAGGATCTGATACAGTTTTGAGTCAGATAATTAGTTTGGTGGAGACAGCCCAGATGTCCAAAGCTCCCATTCAAAAGTTTGCTGATTAT GTTGCAAGCATATTTGTTCCTACAGTTGTGGTGTTGGCATTATTGACACTATTGTGTTG GTATGTAGCTGGGGCTCTTGGAGCATACCCAGATGAATGGCTGCCAAAAAATGGAAATCACTTTGTTTTTGCTCTTATGTTTTCAATATCTGTTGTGGTGATTGCATGTCCATGTGCACTTGGTTTGGCAACACCAACTGCTGTCATGGTGGCAACAGGGGTTGGGGCCAACAATGGTGTGTTAATTAAAGGAGGAGACTCCTTGGAAAGGGCTCAGATGGTGAAGTACGTCATATTTGATAAAACAGGCACTCTAACTCAGGCAAAAGCCACTGTTACTGTTGCTAAAGTGTTTGGAGGAATGGACCGTGGAGATTTTCTTACATTGGTGGCTTCTGCTGAG GCTAGCAGTGAACACCCACTGGCAAAAGCAATATTGCAATACGCTCGCCATTTTCATTTCTTTGATGAGTCTTCTCCTACCAGTGATACCAAGAGTGCTTCTGAGGACTACAAGTCAGGGTGGCTTTATGATGTCTCAGACTTCTCTGCTCTTCCAGGAAGGGGCATCCAGTGCTTTATAGATGGGAGGCGTATTTTG GTTGGTAACCGGAAGCTGCTGGAGGAAAATGGCATAAATATTTCTACAGAAGTCGAAAATTTTGTAGTAGAGCTTGAAGAAAGTGCAAAGACAGGGATACTAGTTGCATATGATGATATATTAATTGGAGTCTTAGGGATTGCAGACCCACTAAAGAGAGAAGCTGCTGTTGTTATAGAGGGCCTACAGAAAATGGGAGTCATACCTGTGATGGTTACAGGAGATAACTGGAGAACAGCTCGAGCTGTAGCCAAAGAg GTTGGCATTCAAGATGTTAGGGCAGAAGTTATGCCTGCAGGAAAGGCTGATGTTGTTCGTTCATTCCAAAAGGATGGAAGTATAGTTGCAATGGTGGGTGATGGCATCAATGACTCTCCAGCATTAGCTGCTGCAGATGTTGGTATGGCAATTGGGGCTGGGACAGATGTTGCAATAGAAGCTGCTAACTATGTGCTGATGAGAGATAACTTGGAAGATGTGATCACTGCCATTGATCTTTCCAAAAAGACCTTTTTCCGTATTCGATTGAATTATGTATTTGCGATGGCTTACAATGTTGTTGCTATACCAGTTGCTGCCGGGGTTTTCTTTCCTTGGTTGGGGATCAAGCTGCCACCATGGGTTGCTGGTGCATGCATGGCTCTGTCGTCTGTAAGCGTTGTATGCTCTTCTTTGCTTTTGAGAAGATATAGAAAACCCAAACTTACTACAATACTTGAAATAGTTGTAATTTAA
- the LOC114412689 gene encoding 60S ribosomal protein L27-like: protein MVKFLKPNKAVIVLQGRYAGRKAVIVRTFDEGTRERPYGHCLVAGIKKYPSKVIKKDSAKKTAKKSRVKAFVKLVNYQHLMPTRYTLDVDLKDAVTPDVLATKDKKVTALKETKKRLEERFKTGKNRWFFTKLRF, encoded by the coding sequence atggTGAAGTTCCTGAAGCCTAACAAGGCCGTGATCGTCCTGCAGGGCCGCTACGCCGGGCGCAAGGCGGTGATCGTGAGGACCTTCGACGAGGGAACCAGGGAGCGCCCCTACGGCCACTGCCTCGTCGCCGGAATAAAGAAGTACCCAAGCAAGGTCATCAAGAAGGACTCCGCGAAGAAGACCGCGAAGAAATCTAGGGTTAAGGCCTTCGTGAAGCTCGTGAACTACCAGCACCTCATGCCCACGCGCTACACGCTCGACGTGGATCTAAAGGACGCTGTTACCCCCGATGTTCTAGCCACCAAGGACAAGAAGGTTACCGCTCTCAAGGAGACCAAGAAGCGCCTCGAGGAGAGGTTCAAGACCGGCAAGAATAGGTGGTTCTTCACCAAACTCAGATTCTGA